In a single window of the Sesamum indicum cultivar Zhongzhi No. 13 linkage group LG16, S_indicum_v1.0, whole genome shotgun sequence genome:
- the LOC105178499 gene encoding uncharacterized protein LOC105178499 produces MDKSAVPRPHSYNRLIVFMIVSCLLCMTYLTFIVPNIKVTHISTSLQALYPPTSLEHIIFGIASNDKTWLSRKEYVRLWWRPQEMRGCVFLENAPQNATPVDQADASALPPVCVSGDTSRFRYTYRNGLRSAIRVARVVSETVALNHSNVRWFVFGDDDTVFFPENLVKTLSKYDHGLWYYIGTNSESYIQNKLFSFEMAFGGAGFAISYPLAKVLAKVFDSCLERYPHLYGSDSRIQSCLAELGVSLTHEPGFHQMDVRGSVFGLLASHPIRPLVSLHHWEAMDAIFPKMTPIKALEHLFKAISIDSQRVMQQTVCYDRWFSWTISVSWGYAVQIFQHNVFLPDAIRTQETYVPWRKGGGINDLYVIDTLGYNPDPCRRPPVFFLHNVLSERNRIRSTYRMMTSDNCTFDMASPRKLEEIRVFSQKQDLDHKQLQAPRRQCCDVLPPSSGTVLEVAIRECGDEELIYMH; encoded by the exons ATGGACAAATCAGCAGTCCCCAGGCCCCACTCATACAATCGCCTCATAGTATTCATGATAGTTTCATGTCTTCTATGTATGACATATCTTACATTCATCGTCCCGAATATTAAAGTAACACACATCTCCACTTCTTTACAGGCTCTTTATCCACCAACCTCTCTTgaacatataatttttggcATTGCCTCGAATGATAAAACTTGGTTGAGTCGGAAGGAATATGTTAGGCTCTGGTGGAGGCCTCAGGAGATGAGGGGTTGTGTGTTCCTGGAAAACGCACCCCAAAATGCGACACCAGTCGATCAGGCTGATGCAAGTGCTCTTCCTCCTGTATGCGTCTCTGGAGACACATCTCGATTTCGTTACACATATCGGAACGGCCTGCGGTCCGCTATACGTGTTGCACGTGTTGTCTCGGAAACTGTAGCTCTTAACCATTCGAATGTGAGGTGGTTTGTGTTTGGGGATGATGATACAGTTTTCTTCCCTGAAAATCTGGTGAAGACCCTGTCAAAGTATGATCATGGCTTGTGGTACTACATTGGGACAAATTCAGAAagttatattcaaaataagcTCTTCTCCTTTGAAATGGCCTTCGGAGGAGCTGGTTTTGCTATAAGCTATCCCCTGGCAAAGGTTTTGGCTAAAGTTTTTGATTCTTGCCTCGAACGATACCCACACCTTTATGGAAGTGACAGCAGGATCCAGTCCTGTCTGGCCGAGCTTGGCGTTAGTTTAACACATGAACCTGGATTCCATCAG ATGGATGTTCGTGGAAGTGTGTTCGGTCTCTTGGCTTCTCATCCCATTAGGCCCCTCGTTTCCCTCCATCATTGGGAGGCAATGGACGCGATTTTCCCCAAAATGACACCAATAAAGGCCCTGGAACACTTGTTTAAAGCAATAAGCATCGACTCCCAGAGGGTTATGCAACAAACAGTTTGCTATGATCGGTGGTTTTCTTGGACAATCTCCGTCTCGTGGGGCTATGCTGTTCAAATCTTCCAACACAATGTATTCTTACCAGATGCTATTCGAACTCAGGAGACGTATGTTCCCTGGAGAAAGGGCGGCGGTATTAATGATTTATATGTTATCGACACGTTGGGATATAACCCTGATCCATGCCGGAGGCCTCCTGTGTTCTTCTTGCACAACGTCTTATCTGAAAGAAATAGAATAAGAAGCACTTACAGAATGATGACCTCAGATAACTGCACGTTCGACATGGCCTCTCCACGGAAGCTTGAAGAGATCAGAGTTTTCTCACAAAAACAAGACCTTGATCACAAACAG CTGCAAGCGCCACGAAGACAATGTTGTGACGTGCTACCGCCCTCTTCTGGCACTGTATTGGAAGTTGCTATTCGAGAATGTGGTGATGAAGAGTTAATATACATGcactaa